Part of the Gallalistipes aquisgranensis genome, GGACTGACCATGCAGCTTACCAGTACCACAGCCGAACATTCGATGGAGCACGCCATGAGTGCCTACCACCACGACCTGCCGCACGGTGCGGGATTGATCATGATTTCCAACGAATTCTACCGTTTTTTCGTGGAGCGGCATGCCTGTGACAGACAGTTCGTCAAGATGGCTCGTGCGATGGGCATGAAGGAGGCTGATAAGCCGGAAGATTTCCTGACCGCTCTTGCCGAATTGCAGAAAGCCTGTGGCGTGGATAATCTGAAGATGAGCGACTACGGCATAACAAAAGAGGAATGCAACACGCTGGCCCGTAACGCCCGAGAGACAATGGGAGGTCTCTTTGCCGCCAATCCTTGCGAAATGACGCACGAGGATTGTACACGCATCTTCGAGAGGGCATACAGATAAGAAACAGGGATAATAAAACAAGGACCGACAGAAGATTGACTTCTGCCGGTCCTCATTGTTTTAAGCTGATCTGCTTCCCGATAAAGCGTAACGTTTACTTCCTGCTTTCGGCACCAATCTTTTTGATGAACTTCGCCGGATTACCGCCTACTACGGTCATTGGCGGAACATCGTGCGTTACCACACTGTTGGCACCAATAATGGAACCGTAACCGATCCGTACACCGGGCAGGACGGTCGAGCCTATGCCAATCCACACCTTGTCTTCTATGACGATGGGGCGGCCGTAGGTCGCGCTACGATTGTCCGGGTTCGGATCGTGGTTGATCGTTATGAGATTTACTTTCGGGGCAATGAACACACCGTCGCCGATGGTAATGCCACCACGGTCGAAAAAGGTACAGCCCTGCTGAATCCAGCAACCTTTACCGATGTGGATATTCTTGCCGTAATCCACGTAAAACGGAGGTAATAGCGTGGTACTGGGGTCAATCTCCCTGCCCGTAATGCGGTGCAGGTAGTCGTGTACCTCTTCCGGCGAGAGCCAACCTTTCGCGTTCATTTCCGCAGCAGTCTTCATCGTGTCAAAGATGACGTTTATCAGTTGATCGTAACCGGGTTCGTCCGGGGAAACCATCGCTCCAGACAAGTCTTTCTTGAAAATATCTTCCATTGTCCTTTTCTATTATCAGTTGTAAATTCGGTTATCTAATGGTAATACCACCCTGCTTCTGCATCTGGAAAATGTCATAACGCATACAGCTTCATACACCTTTCAAATCAACGGCCACCGTACGATCGAACTCTTCATCGGTAATCTCGGTCATCGGG contains:
- a CDS encoding DapH/DapD/GlmU-related protein, with product MEDIFKKDLSGAMVSPDEPGYDQLINVIFDTMKTAAEMNAKGWLSPEEVHDYLHRITGREIDPSTTLLPPFYVDYGKNIHIGKGCWIQQGCTFFDRGGITIGDGVFIAPKVNLITINHDPNPDNRSATYGRPIVIEDKVWIGIGSTVLPGVRIGYGSIIGANSVVTHDVPPMTVVGGNPAKFIKKIGAESRK